The genomic region CAAAGAGATTTACATAAGTAAAACAAGGCATCTAAGACCATGTCATTGACACCTAAACATTTCATTCATGGCATTTGAATACCCGTTCACCACTGCCGGGGTTTGTGACTTCAAGTTCCAAAGGGTTATTCCGTTGAAGAAAGCTTTTGCTGCTACATATATTACTaggtgaagaagaaagagatctTTGATCTTTCACTTTCTTGGGATTCCCAAGCATACGCGACATGGTTAAAAAAACAACTTAGGATCTTATATATGTTGTCGTAATCATGAATCTCCTCCCTTTTTTCCGCTATGATTGATTGTTTTTCTCTGTAAAGAACTAAAGAGCCTAACTCCCAAAATGTGGAGGAATGGCCTGGATGCAATTAGCCCATACTACACAACTAGGGGAATCATCCCATCAACTCAGTCTTTTTTATGTGTCCTTTCTTTTTAGACCATTGAACTTTTTGTGGGTAAAAATTAAcctttttgtgtgtgtgtgtgtgtgtgtgtgtgtttatGAACTGAATGAAGGTGCACGTCCTCCCACGAGAGATGCTGGGAAGATCGACTTTCGGGTTGTCCATGTGGCTGCTCAGGTGGCTGCCCATGCGGCTTGTCGACCGCTTCTTGTTGATTGTGTCATGGTTGATGCTCGGTGATACTGCTCGCTTTGGATTGGACCGGCCGCGGTTGGGTCCCCTTGAACTCAAGAATCTGTCTGGAAAGACCCCCGTCTTAGATGTTGGCACGCTTGCCAAAATCAAAAGTGGAGACATTAAGGTACTTCGACTTTTGTCATTGAAATCACatcacttttccattggcaACTAACTAGCAAGTGTTTGATTGAGCCTATAATACTGTGTTTCAATCAAAACAATCGTACCACTTGCTTTTCTTTATGCCACACAAGATAGTTTCGCAATAATTCCCCTCCATTTTGGATCTTGTAATTCATTTCAAAACCTGCAAATTAACTATTCCAATAAAAAAGGCTTGGCATTGAGGGTTATGATGAGTGGTTTTAATCATATGCttctttttaacttctttGGGAGTCgtaattattgaatttttagtattttctttgcatttggaacttatttttcttgcccaattattcatatataaatttccaaatatttcttaatttgGAACTGTAGGTATGTCCCAGCATCAAGCGCCTAAAACGACATGCTGTGGAGTTTGAGAATGGCAAAACTGAGAACTTTGATGCAATCATCTTAGCAACTGGTTATAAAAGCAATGTACCCTCTTGGCTAAAGGTATACCCTTTATCTCTCTCTCCCTTTCCTTTTTActactttgtttcttttttatctattttcttgATTCTTAAAGATATGTTAAATTTTTCAACAACTTGGTGCAAAAAGCGCTAAAAAATAAAGGGCAATTGAATTGTCAGGAAACAAATATGTTCTCAGAGAAAGATGGGTACCCTCGAAAGCCATTCCCTAATGGGTGGAAAGGTGAATGTGGGCTATACGCCGTGGGGTTCACTAAACGGGGACTGCTGGGTACATCAATGGACGCTAAGAGGATAGCAGAAGACATTGAACGGTGTTGGAAAGCGGAGGCAAAACAAGGTCAACGTTAGAAAGAGGAGGCAAAACGTAGTATGGCCTTCACTCGTTCACTTTTGCCGCAATCGACATCATGATTTTGGCTCTTTTTTGGATTAAGATCGGAGATGTATAGAGATTTTTTGTTGAAGATACTATACTACACAAGCGCAGCAGCGGTGGATTTTGATTGATACATGCCACAGGCACATCAAAAGATCGATGTTGCTCCCCCCAATCCatgaggagaagaagaagagggaaagaaaaagggtaaagcaaaacaaaaaaaagaaaaaaagggagagagtACTTGTGTCTCAGTGAACCCTTATCTTTATCAAGATGACACCAGCCAGCTGCCCGCCTGCCATGGCCTTGGGAAGGAGGAAGGAAAGATGTTTCAATTCAAAGTGTCAAAAAAGGGGTTGGTTTTGTTTCAGGGAGGGGGGACCTCAGACTATCTGTACAGCTTGTACATTACCATTTTTCTCTAATTAGgtatgactttttttttttttctttttagagagagagaaaaagagattcAGAGCCAAGGTTGCTAGGGTGTTTGGTATTTGTATTGCAAAGCGATATGATTGTGTTTTTCTTACCCTCTATCTGCCATGGGGCTTGGGAATTGGGATCCATATGAGAGTCATATAACAATTTGATCTGATGCCTAGCTAGCGGCCAGGTtcagtctttttctttttatcaggattttttttttctttttcctttgtttttggAGGGGTGTGTTTCCTAGGTCACTTGAGATATTGAAGAAATGACtttacaaaaatgaaaaactacACTCATATAGTGAAGTGATGACTTCTTGTTTTCTGCTTGGTATAGTGAATGCTTCATACCAAACATTGTTTCAAGGGCTAGATGttccccttttttttgtcTCCAGGCAATATCGCTGTCAAAATGATTTCATTCCATGTAGAAGCTTGGACCACCACTTCGATCAGAAGTTAAACATGTGCATTTAAATTTCAGCAGAACCTTATTAATTGCCTAAGCAACACCCAAACTTCTCATATTTTTCCTCCTAGGGTAATGCCATAATGCTGTAAATTACTCAATAAATACTACATTTTTCCATGGACCCTATGCTTAAATTTGGCTGATATATCCTTGCTACTTCCATTGGCAAGGAGCAGCTAGCATCATTACTTGAAATAATTCAATTCTTTTCAATCTATGTTCAAAGGAAGTAAGCTAGCTAGTACAAACCCGGTTTGGCCCTGCAAGTTGAGCAAATGCTTCAGCATAAATGAAGGCAattaattttacctttttggaAAATAAGAGGGGAAAGGGGTAAGCTGGAAATGGGCAAGCAGATGTGATATCCCCTACCCccaatctttcttttttataatctAAAAAAGTTGCATAAAGCTTCCACACCATCAAGGCAAAAGGGTCGACCTATATCTGTACGTAACCAATGTTGTCACCTGGAAAAGTTTGAGCTGGTTTGACAATTCAGCTGGACTTGGTAGATAGCCTGTCACAAAGTTCATCCTCATCATAAtaattacaaacaaaaaaCTATTTGTATCTAACAAAAGAAATCCAAttctttcttaaaattaattattatgggtttttgtttttttatggATAGTAAGAATCAATTTCAGAATCTAAGGTAGATATCTAAAACCCAAAAGCCTGAGTCCCCTGGATACCCCATTTTCTTTAGGTCAGACAAGCAAGAATCTCGGCATTAGAACAACTTTTCTGCCTTTATCACCATGAAACATAGCTTCTAAACAACaaagatacaaaaaaaaattaggtcaAATTAAGAAGTGTAGTAGCAGCTTTTGTAAAGATAGAAAGCAATGCGTCGTACTTTTCGTCCCTTTCATCAAGGAGCCTAATTAGCATGTGTTGGCTAGAATCCAGGTGGATGTTGGCAGGATTAGCTTGGACCAACTCTCCTCATAAAAAAGCTATTCAATTCCAAAACTATTGGCTTGGGTATTCCACTTCCACTATTTCGATGACACATTATCCTTTTGAAAATAGACTGTTAAGATCCCAAATTAAGAGGATCAATAAGATATTACAATGTGGTCCATCTcctataatttttattttaacacaaaaaaaaatttaacatataaGAGATAAAAAGAGGAAGATTCAAGCGGTTTATTAATTACCCATACCATCTATCTTAAggtataaaataaatttttaggaTATGTTATCATATTTCCAAATACTTCATCATATACCAATTTTTCTTATAGAAATCGTAATTACTATTTTGTCTTTCTATGTGCACGTATGCATGCGCATATATGATGTCAAATCTGACCAGGGGCGTGATATTATCTCCACACCCTTTTGGGTTGATTGGCTCGAGCCAGCGACGGGATGTCTCACCTCTAGTGATCTATCTAGGTACATCGGCCGCATGTGCCACCCCCGAACCATTTCAGCCCGGGAAAAATATCTCTTTCCTCTAATTGAACCAATCATTAAGCCACAATCATTTGAATTACAAATATCGTTTCATTTTGGtagtaattaatttcttttgtcttaatttttctctcttgtaACTTCTATGTACAGAACTTAGCATCAAACACTTTTGCATATCACGAATCTGATGTGGGCCAATTTCAGCTACCTACAATTTACGGCTAAATGTCTCCCATGcatgcatacatatatatatgtttagagCGAGATTGATTCAATTAACGCGACAAGCTGattggaaaattaaaatatcgagtatcttattttatatgtatatatatgaatagtgtgtactaaaattaaaatatataagaggTATAAAAAGAGAGATTTCAGCATCAAAAGGTTGGTTTTCTTCTAGTATTTAAGGCAAGCAAAGAGAGGATACGAGCAGTTGCATGGCCCATGAGATCCCATATGGCCATCTGCATTGGACCCCTTTGGGCCTTTATTACCATCAACTGTCACTTCTCATGCTCATCCTTTGTTCCTTTTCTCTTGCAATTATACAAATAGTAGTAAGGAAATCTGATGACTGACCAACCGACTTTAGCTCCAAATATGGgtatcttacctttttttttttatgcctcTGATCGAAAAGATAATGCTGTGAGGACCCCTTTAACTAAAGCAAATATACACCGCCCTAATGAGCTTTTTTTTAACCTTAATGCTCTGATTTGGTATCTAATTAACGGTTGATATCAAAAGGGCGGAGATGTAACATATAATAGATTTTCCAAACCATGGCTTGGGAAACTTTTGTTTTGCAATTCCATCCTCACTTACCCACCTGTCCTCCAAAATTATGGTTAGGCAGTGTTTAAGAATTCgatgttgttttgttttaatttttttcatctaaaaatttcgatttgtGCATGTTTTCTTTGAGCAGGGATCATGttaaatatttgtaaaattgttctaattttattgGATGTGTCTGAAGAGACTGAtattgttgttttgtttcccttttttttcacaaatGGATTCACGCATGAAATGAGAATTGCTTTTTGTTTACACTTTAGCATGAACCAAATCTACCATTTCTTTGGTCATGATTACTGTCTTCCCAAAGGAATTGTGATTAGTTTTCATTGATGGATAGATAGATTAGCAACTTTCACCAAAttaatacaaaaaattattcaattaacTTAAATTGGTGAAAAATCCAATTTGGTGGTTGTTTCCAAAGCTTGACATAGACATCTAGCTATTAGCTGGCTTTTGTTATTTGACAAAAGGAACTAGCTAGGACTTTCCAGTAGATCACATTGACGAAATATTTCTTCTAATTATTAAGATTTGTAATTTATTGaactgtttttctttttcactaaaAAAATGTCTATCATCAATCACAATCCCACCAAACCAAAACCCCTAGAAAggatatatgaatatattctTATGCATTCCAACAACACATAGTTTTCTCTTCAATATGTAAGCAAATATATATCATTGAccgataaaattattctaTATCTACTTAGACAATGAAAGTGATCAGAACAAACAAAACTGTCGATAATGCTTCGAGTTTGTTTGTATTCGTATAAAAATGTAGACAGTGACAATGTCAAGTTGTTATCCGCGtctgttaaatttcatgtgtagatatttaaaacaaaagaacatCAACAAAAAGATGggagaaataagaaaaatgattaGGTTTAGTGAACCAACTAAAGGCATCCTTTGAAGGGCAGCCCTTTACTTTACCAGCTAGAGTGGTCCTTGCTATAAGGCGTGTATACCATCCACAAGCTGATGATAGGCAATTTCGctacttctttctttcttagtGTACGTACACACGGTGGCACATGGTGGGCAAATCAGGACCATccagttttattttttattttttatttttttcccatttgATGTGTTAAGCAGCCTTAATTGGTTGTGGTCCATCAAAATTGATTATCCGAACGGTTTGATCGATACAACTTTTTtcttcccaaaaaaaaaaaaaattaataaagaaacaaagaaagatttaATTGAACCATGGACCATTTACCATAAGTCAGCATCAGATCGGATGGTGGGGAGTTATCAGTTAAACGAAACGGTCATCCATCTAACAATCGGAAACCCATGATTGGAATCGatcaaaatgatgattaatcCTGGAATGTCTGTCACGAAAATGCATACAGATCCCATCCCATTGGCTAGATTTGATCCcaaatatatatgtgtgttcTGACAAGTAGacaaatattattaaagatTGCAATGGATTGagctggaaattcaaagaaaaataaaatagaatgaATATTTGTGTTGTTGCTGTTCTGATATTTTGAGGTGTCTCCATCTTCATTTAATTCTTCAGGAGTAATTATCAATTTtgttacaatttttttaatatttaattttgtttaattaattttctttagcaCCACAAATATATTGACTTGTTGGCAATGGGAATTGGTAGCTCCTAAGCGACATTTATGGAAGAGatttattccaaaaaaaaaaaaaaagaggattTGCTCGTCTACTCATGTGACAGGTGAGTGGCtctaattttgaattattatatattttaaattttattaaagattaaaatagcagcataatatttaaaagaattgaatgattgattaattattattaatcaaaatattatttatcattttatgtcGTTTGATATTGATGTATCATattgatatattataataaatatttatttaaatttcttgaaTAATTCAAATGTTTATAgtatttgaaatttctttcttagtCTTAGTGGTAGAGATTTGAAAAATTAGTTCTTGAATATATTAATTGGGCTTAACTCGTTTTGCTATAGCTTTATTAAGtatatgtatgaattatgaagagaTATTTTAACGGTATAAAGCTTTCGacttataattttgatattaatttgaaaatattgagaGTGgcttaattttattgaatgtGAAAGAGTTGTTTTCACAATGAAATCTAAATTCATCGTGATTTtactcaaataaaaaaatatgtttatttttaaaatataactcATATTAACAAGTTGACAATAATATTTACAGAAATATTACTTCGAGTCTACTGTTATGAATAATCAAATTGTAAACAAAGTGCGACATTATATTTATATCATAATATGTTAAttacttaataatttttttaagttactttaaaaaaagaaaaaaccgttcaaaaaagtaaataaaattgtGGGGTTATCAGGTGCTGGTGGAACTTTGACTAGTTTCTATCAAAGAAACTAAACTAAAATCGATCTTTCACCATTGCAGTGCTGGGGTGGTTGATAGTGTTGGCAGCTTGGCATGCATCACAGGTATTTCCAAAAGATGTAACGATTCAATCATCAGAGTGTCAAGTTCATTGAGTTGTATTCACGATTGAGATGGATGATCCATTAGTTTATCACAACTCTTCCTAACATAAAATCTCCACCGTCTTTCACTCCTGATTGCATATAGGTATCAACAAGGACAGAAAATAGACACTTTGGTTTGTTGCCATTCCCAGAATTTTTATCATAAAGACAAGAACAGTGGTCAAAATGGAACATGGATCAATCTTTatcttctttgtttcttttacaTAGACAATTAAGTACTAGTTAATTGCTTAATTAACTCCTTAAAAAGTCAGTTAGAAGAATCTTATCTGATcattaattctaattaaaccATTCAAACAAGAAGTCTTGGTTGACACGGCTGTTGGGATATGACTCAGGAACTAATGGGATTTCTACCCCAGGTATTGCCATGGCTTCCCAAATCCACCAACTCCTTGCTGCAAGGGGAGAACTTTTTGCGTGTCTGAAAAGGGCAAGACGAGCAAGCGCGTGCGTGTAGATGAAATTGACAGACTATTATAGTGATCATAATATGAAGAAGATCATGTCACACTAAGGGAGAGACTTAGCTAGAGACTAGAGAGTTCATGCAAATTTGTGCTACTCTTTTTATCTCTCGCTCTCGCTCTTTCTTGAATTAGGTTGGGGGAGTTGGGACCGCCACTCTCTCAAGCAAGACCATGACCTTTCTAATCTTCCAATCATAACTCAATCCTCAGTTCACATGCTCTATTATGCAGATTCCAAAGTGAATGGTGTTTTGCAGGGTCCTAGATACACTTTCTCTCTTGGCGAAAACCAGGGAAAAAAGGGTCTTTTGCGCAATCTGAACCCTTATAAAAAGTTCAACAAGCTTTTTCaccactctctctctctgtacTTAGTATAGATTTTTgctatctttcttttctttcttcgtTATGTCTCAGTCCCTAAGGTTTCTTTCTCTATGTCAGTGCATTGAGGGAGACAGCTAGTTAATGCAGagcaaagagagaaagagctaGAGGGAATTAAGAGGGACGTTTTATGTGCTTGGTGAAAGCAAAGCATCAAACCCACTTGCTCACTTTTTCCCCCTCTCCTTTGCACTTTCTCTTTAAAGAATCTAGATGACTAGTCTTGAGCAAGGATTCTTCTCCAGGTTGCTATTATCTTGAGAATTAAGTGGAACTCATTCACACCATCCATTTTCTCTTCcactcaattttttttgcaCCATTGCATGCATGTTGCTTGCTCATTATTCCAAGTATACGCATGAATATTATTGGGAGCCCTTTTGCATGGTCTGCACTTTGCAGTTCAAGTGGGAATTTTCAAAAGCCCTcacattttcccttttttgaaCTTCATATCCTTAATTTGGACCAATACATTGCTTCTTCTTTGACTTTCTTTCTGATTCCCTTTGTGTCAATTTTCTACCCAATTCTCAGTTGAATGATCGGTATATATACTAGCACTCCTCCATGTTTTCTTAAAGATTAAAAGTAACAAAGCacccaagaaaagaaaagtagtaTCACGCACTTGGGATATTGTAATAGTTTGGTCAAAACATTCACCAAGTTTCTATATCAATGCAAGGAGATTAGAAGGTTGGCTTTCTGTTTGTCCTCTCGAccttgtgttatatatatatttgggtGCTTAATTTCtttacatataaaaaagaagcaaGTTTAACTAGTGCAAACAACTCGAGATATTTAGAGGTTATATATCTTTTGTTAGGGCTTAATATCTCTCTATAGTGGTTGTTCTTCTCCTATTATGTGCCAGTGATAGCAATTTCAATGCTAGCTGTcgttttattcttttttttttcaagttaaaCTTGGTTGGTCGTATTTTCATATTACTCCGAAGTTATctgttttttaaatataattacatTTTGTAAGGTTAAGTTGATCgtgtttttatattattttaagattatttattttttaatttttaacaaagtaTATTGGTGAGCTTCAACTGGCTTTGTCGACGAGGCAAAGGTGATCCTTGCTGGTCTTCCTTGAGATGATCATTTATGCTTTTGGAACTTTCTAATGTGAGAGCAACAGTTAAGGAGAGTGTTTCTTCAATATGGGCCTTGGGCCTAATCCTCAACAGTGTGTCAGTATTTTCTCTGTTgtagtttttattattattattattactatttccCATGACCTTGATTCCTCctcttgctttttttttttaaagttaatttttgGTAGGAAAATAATTTGTGAAAGAGGAGAATACTACAGTTTAACCTTGAGATCAATGAATAGGGAAAGAGCTTAGGGGGTGACAAGTGGTGACGATCGTCActttttaatttgtattttttttattattatagatataaattaataaataatatgattattgttataattattttttatctactttttattcaaaatcCTAATTCATTATTGTCTCTGAATCGCATGCTAATAACCGGATGATGTAGTGCAAGCTTAGTCTATCAACCTAGTTAAATAGTGCAAACAGTTAGTACGATTacttttttaatcaaattaataaaaaatactgTAAAAATTAATCGAAGAGTCTGAAAATGAAATTGTAACCGATTAATTTGgttaataatcaaattaatcaaataatttataatatattatattaataataagtttaataTTGTTACGtatattataacttataaatgatttaCATAGAAATTGCTTAATTCAGTTAAgggaaaaaattttcaaaaccaaaagcgattgaattaatcaatttaatagcatttagttttaaattaatcaaatttttttgattaatttgattttaatcgAAAACTTCTTAACCCTTTTTATAGAGTAGAAGTTGTTGGGAGATAGCTTTGACAATTTTTCGAAAATGAAAAAGCATAATTTCCAATTGCAttggttttaatttaaataaccaaaaaaaaaaagagagcttCATTCTCTTATTTCaccaaaattttccttttctatagTTCAGGCTTTTTATTTGGTAGTCCAAGATCCAAAAGGAGTAAAGCTCCGAACACCTTTTGGTTTACATGCCCAAGTatggttttaaagattttgggcttttaattttcccaaaaacaaATTGGGCTTTGGTGGGCGTTTGTCTGAAATGGGCTAAGCAAGAAAAGCCTTAAGAATTCGCTTGGACCCCCGGCGTGTTGGTCCTAAAGCAAAGGTGAAGAAAAACCCTAATTTCCTTCATCACTATATAAATATCGTAACCTCTTCTTCGTCAAAACTTTTCCCGAAGCCCCTCGCAGTTCTAGGGTTTTTGCAGCAGCATCAACAGAAGAAATggtattattattaaatttgaattcggttttttttttgttcatgttGGTTatggagaaattgaaattgattgtatgaaagtttgattttttgataGGGAAAAGGAACTGGAAGCTTTGGAAAGAGAAGGAACAAGACTCACACTCTCTGCGTTCGATGTGGACGCCGAAGCTTCCATCTCCAGAAGAGCCGTTGCGGTGCTTGTGGCTACCCTGCTAGCCGCATCCGGAAATGTaatctttcttttgcttctaTACTTCCGATTTTTCGAATCCAtgtatataatagtaattttagcTCGGTTTTTAGTTGCTTAGCTGAACATTGATAAGGTAGgcaaattaaataattcacGGTAATCATCGCacgaaacttatttttgtttgttttcttgttttggaTTCAGCAGATCATTAAACATTTTCCATGTCGATTCGTTTGATGTTTCCTGTCATTTCCATATCGTATTTTCGTGcataagaaattaatatattaagcCATCTTTGATTGATTGTAAATTTCACTGCTTTGTCATAAATGGGTTCCTGGATTTACTGCTGATTTCTTTCAGTTTACTTTGCTCATCTAACTTTGCATGCTGAACAGTGGCTTTTATTGGCAACATTAGCTCGTTTGATTGATTTGGTGAATTGGTCTTGTGTATGGCTTTAGATAACTGGAGTGTGAAGGCTATTAGAAGAAAGACCACCGGGACTGGCCGCATGAGATACCTCCGTCATGTGCCCCGGAGGTTCAAGACTGGCTTCAGAGAAGGTACATGATCTTCTTACTGAATCTTATGTTGTTTGAGCTGAAAATCTGTGGTGGTTGGATGATTTGTAGTAATGGGATGTTCTTGAATTATTGTCAGGTACTCAAGCAACTCCCAGGAAGAAGGCAGCTGTTGCTGCCTCATAAGTTCGTTGTGGGGCAATGCTAGTGCATTTTGTTTTGAGATTTACAAACCAGAAGTTTTCTGTTATTATCAGTTGTGTgttatttttggttttctgaGTAATCCCTGCaaacattaaattttgtttcattatgaatttaaacaatttaattttgattactGAGTATAATTTGCACACTTGTGCAATGTGTGATGGTATAATTTATGCCATTTCCATCTTACTCTTTAACACATCTCGTTTTATTCCCATTGCCCATTTATGACATCAGAGGGCTTTGGATTttgtattttcctttttggccAATGGTAGACTCAAGCGTCACTCTCTTTGAAGAAGCATCGCAACTCTCTGGGTTTTGATTCTTTCTTTTGGATTTGGCCAATGGCTGACTCAAGCAGCAGGGTGATCTCTTGCCTGATAAATGACTATCGCTAGTACAGCCCAAACTCATCTCTCCAATTCAGCCCAAATGCAGCTCAAGTTCAACAACATATGTTATTGCTTGGCATCTTGAGCTGAGTAGATTTCAATAGTTAATTATCTAAACCTTGATAGCTTTGGGGCCTTTGATTGCGTTCCTACAAATGTGTATGGCATAAAACGTCCATAACTTGTATGGCATAAAACGTCCATAACTTATATTAAACACCTTCAGTTGCGAGATAAATTGTTGCTAATGTACATATAAAAaaggtttaaaaaaaatccacaATATTGGCAACATGCAAATGCTTGATTCTGCACTCTTTCCCATCAGTGTTTCAGCCAGTAATTCCGTAGTTGAGCCATGTTTAATATTATCTCGCCAAGACCTTGGTTAGTAACACTGCTGGTCATAATCCATGGTGGCGCAGTCTGGAAGAAGCTGCGTCTCAGCTCCGGAAGGTCACTCACGTTTTCTCAGGCCTTTTCCctccattctttttcttcttccgcTTGTCACATTTGGTGAAGATCAGTGTCATGGGGATCTGAAGACCACAAATAAAGGGTTAGGAGGAAAGCAGATAACATACTTCACGAACAATTAGCTTCCTTTTACAAAGAAGTCAGTACTCAGGATCAGCAGGCTTTCTTCCGCTGTCTTGAGAAGATGGTATGGTTGACGTATCAAAGTGGGTTGCATCTCCCTATACTTTTCTCCTGTTATAGGTCGAAGAAAATTTACCTGGTCCTGACCAAGCCAACTAGCATATTCAAGGTCAATTTTCTTTGCAGGAATGCCAGCATCTATAAGCAGGAAAACTGAGACTAATGTTGAACGGTTCCGGAAATAGTCTTTGGTAAACTTGCTCCAGTCGGTCCGGAGTTCCTGAGGAGCAGCTGCATACCTGTTCAACAAAAAGTGTAATCCAATGTAACTCTGGCGGTAATGCCACATGCATATTTTGGTGTAATCGAATATAATAGCATAAATCTTTGAAACAGCATAATGTGAACTTTTGGGGATGGCTGCTGGTGTTAGTTATGTAGAGCCGATTCAGTAAAATAGGCCAGCTTTGTTCCCCTTTGTACTCTTTTAACTTAAGCACAAAAGTTATAGTTTACACTTGAACAAGTTCTATGAAAGTTGAGacaaaaatcaactcaagtcaATATTTGCCTAAGCTTGGGATCAATGAAGTCCTAAACAGCTAAAATAGTGAACTAATATACATAAGTTGAAAGTAAGACTTATTGATGGCAAAGCTGGACACAGTGTAGTACAAccatttttgattaaaacataGAGGAAATCCTCTTGCCAGGCGACATCGGTCCACAAAAAATTTTGGGAAAAGAATGTAATTTAACAACTGAGGTT from Theobroma cacao cultivar B97-61/B2 chromosome 9, Criollo_cocoa_genome_V2, whole genome shotgun sequence harbors:
- the LOC18587921 gene encoding 60S ribosomal protein L37-1 — translated: MGKGTGSFGKRRNKTHTLCVRCGRRSFHLQKSRCGACGYPASRIRKYNWSVKAIRRKTTGTGRMRYLRHVPRRFKTGFREGTQATPRKKAAVAAS